GGTCCAAACAATAGCAATAATGTATTCGACGTTTCACAGCTGGCTACGAATGAAGAGTTTGGTCGCCACATCTCGGTAACGAGGCCAATCCAGAAGAATACGGTTCTGTTTACCGAGAACCCACTGGTGATTGGGCCCAAGTGGAACCTGGACGAGTACGAGCAACGGTCGGTGGAAGTGCCATGTGTCGGCTGTTTTGCGGACTGTCGCCTGGGACAGTTTCAATGCGCACAGTGCCACTGGCCGGCTTGCAAACCCGACTGCCCCGGGCTGGTCAACCCGAACCTGCACGGCCTAGAATGTGGCATCCTTCGTTTTGGCCGCGCACCGAAACTCGGCGAAGATCCAGAGACATTCTTTGACTACTTTCGGTACGACACGCTGCTGGTGTTGAAGTGTTTGGCGATACAGATTCGCAGCCCGGCGCTGTTCGGGCAAATGATGGACCTGGAAAGCCATTACGAGGCGCGTAAGAAAACGCACTACTACCGGGACGCCGAGGAGCGATTGGTTTCCTATCTGTTCCGGAATTTCTTAGAGCCCTTGCAGAAGCTGGAGCGCAAAGAAGGCAAGCAGGTGCTGAAGGTGTGCGACAGACAGACACTGCACCAAATCAGCGGCATACTGGAGGTGAATGCAATGGTTATTCCGTTGTCAAACGGTCGAGAAATTTGTGGTCTCTACCCACTCGGCTGTATGCTGGAGCATTGCTGCGTGCCGAACTCGTTCTACACGTTCGATTGCTCGAAGGGCATGAAGCTAACCTTCAAGGCGGGCAGGCATATCGAAAAAGGTAGGTACCAGGACACTACCAACACGAGCTGCACTGATAATGCTAATGATTGTTAACAGGTGAACATCTGACCACTACCTACACCCATTCACTGTGGGGAACACAGCTACGCCGAGCGCATCTGCAGTTGAACAAGTACTTCGCCTGCCAGTGTGTACGTTGCTCGGATCCAACGGAACTGGGCACATTTCTGAGCGCACTGCGATGCATGGGATTGGACGGTGAACCGTGTGGAGGGTTCCAGCTTCCCATAGACCCGTTGACCGACGCGAGCGACTGG
The nucleotide sequence above comes from Anopheles bellator chromosome 1, idAnoBellAS_SP24_06.2, whole genome shotgun sequence. Encoded proteins:
- the LOC131205604 gene encoding SET domain-containing protein SmydA-8; translation: MNVETKCGFCGVESKLKCAGCQQVYYCSPEHQKKHWRAKHKQECAKPFELATNEEFGRHISVTRPIQKNTVLFTENPLVIGPKWNLDEYEQRSVEVPCVGCFADCRLGQFQCAQCHWPACKPDCPGLVNPNLHGLECGILRFGRAPKLGEDPETFFDYFRYDTLLVLKCLAIQIRSPALFGQMMDLESHYEARKKTHYYRDAEERLVSYLFRNFLEPLQKLERKEGKQVLKVCDRQTLHQISGILEVNAMVIPLSNGREICGLYPLGCMLEHCCVPNSFYTFDCSKGMKLTFKAGRHIEKGEHLTTTYTHSLWGTQLRRAHLQLNKYFACQCVRCSDPTELGTFLSALRCMGLDGEPCGGFQLPIDPLTDASDWKCDHCPVQITYDQVNFLMSKIGEEVDDVMERKSSVKEFEDLIHKLLNFLHPNHFHLLALKHSLIQMYGHFKGHQLGELPDALLKSKLTMCRDMMRIIDVLDPESFRLTLYAGVILLEQQAALIEQNRRTLRRTDTGIDLKQNYSEAHGCLMRAKEILYNEMGTKQGKKLLEEIDTALERISGDPLLAGVN